DNA from Denticeps clupeoides chromosome 7, fDenClu1.1, whole genome shotgun sequence:
CTCTTAATTTGTCGCTCTATACTGGcaaaacaacatgaacaaattaattattttagagTTACTAAACAAAATGACAACACGTAACACACAGAAGCAGgcgttaaaaaaattaaaaatgttcaacATGTATACTGTcatcaatatttttaaaagaaatagaTCCAAAAATGGTCCTTTTTTGGTTTCTTCTCTCCTTTAATGGTCCATTAATAGAGTTGGCCCAAATGAGAGAATACAATAACTGTCATTCTTCTTAAACTGGTTAACACTGCCCTCTTTTGACCAAAACGTTAGCTGCACTTGACTTATTTGATTAACTTGGgtaaaagtaattattttgtGGTCTCCTAAAGCTACTGGGATTGACACTACAAAGATAACCATGACATTGGCCATGCCGACGTGAAAACGGGAGCAGATTTCAAGGAGGGGCCCAGATGAAGTTCTCTTTGAGACAGAAGACCAACGGACAATTGACTCGCTGTCGTCTTCAGGCTGCGAAAGGCAATTTGCCTTATTATTGCACGTAACAGTGTGgtgaatgtacatttacatttacagcatttatcagacgcccttatccagagcgacttacaatcagtagttacagggacagtccccccctggagcaatttagggttaagtgtcttgctcagggacacaatggtagtaagtgggatttgaacccgggtcttctggttcataggcaagtgtgttacccaataggctactaccaccctgcgtggtagtagcctgtgCCACGAGCACAGTGTGATCCATGAAGTGGTAGCAGCCTAgggggtaagacacttgcctataagccagaagacccgggttcaaaccccacttactaccgttgtgtccctgagcaagacacttaaccctgggtgtccctgtaactactgatttgaagtcgctctgaataagggcgtctggtaaatgtaagtGGAATTCCCTTAGTGTCCCTCAACCTGGAATCATGAAAATCAGTTCTTTTGACTTGtagaaactgaactgaaatacATAATGTGGGGATATAATTTAGGCATTGCAggccaaaaacattttttatgtgaCTTGATTTTGCTTATCGTACTGAATCATTTTAAGGAATTGGAACCGAGCTGCCTGCTCAGGTTTTTGGATattgaataaaaccccttttatagtttttatagaCACATacaatgttttgtgttttaactTTCCACCAGCGTACTGGTGTGCACAGTTTTCTAAAGAAAAaagtgtctttaaaaaaaaaacattttgcacgTACCAGGACTAGTTTAAACAGATCACCTTTTGATGTTATCAACTTTACTAGAAAGCACGTTTGCCTGTTGATTTTTGCagtgtttatatatgtatttaatttacatcAGTCATTAACTTACAACGGTTTAAACGCTTTATTTCGACTACGTTTAAGTGCGAATGTACAgtggaaataaattaaatacgTTCGTTATGGTTTTAAAACGCTATTTtaacgaggggggggggggggtcggccGGTGACGTCACGGAAGTACGGTGTCCGCCGAGGGACACGCGAGGCGTCCGCGTTTCCTCTCCGCCCCCTGTGCTCCTTCTTCCTTTCATAAAAGGTTTGCGCGAAGACCGCGGCAGACATGGAGGAGTTGAGCGCCGTGGGGGAGCAGGTTTTTGATGCCGAGTGCATTCTGAACAAACGGCTGCGAAAGGTAACCAGCCTCTCCCGACGCCCGGCGCCAAGCGTCGACGCGCGCGTTCCGCTTCGTGCGGCTATTTTGTTcttattgtttttgttattgttattataaaaatcatcatcatcatcgtttcTTTTGTGTCGCTGTGCTTGCAGGGGAAGCTGGAGTATCTGGTGAAGTGGAGGGGGTGGTCGTCTAAGTAAGTGGAAGTGCCAGGCTTGCCGCAGCCACGAACAATGAAAACAGCAGcggtagcagcagcagcagcagcagcagcggcggcggcgcgtcGCTTGTTGCGCCGCCGAAACGGCGATTTGTTTTACCGCAGCCGCCGCGCCCACGCGTCCTTATCGGTCCTCCTTACGGACCGTCCTCTGCTGCCGTTCTTTGTCCCCCAGAAGTTTTCCGTTTCACTTGTTAAACCGCGTTGGCCCCCTGCCTGAAGAACGTGTGGCCCCGAAGAAGAACCGCGTTCTCGGCTCCGTCGCTGTTATTAgggtcgccgccgccgccgccgtcatTGTTGTTATTGCCGCTCAATTACGGCGCCGTTAATGGTCCATCGCAGCCGTAGATATCCCGCACCGCttcgtttctttttctttttttttttttctagcttcTCTTATTGTAATTATGGTGAGTGTGGCCCATTGTGGAGCTGAACTCCAGCTGTCGTTACGAGCTGGACGtgactgctctctctctctctctctctccctccttctctctctctctctctctctctgttacaTTGTTGCTGTTAATCCCTTTCATCGGGCTGCAATTTAACCCATCTTTTATCCACGCACCGACCGGCCCTGCAGTTTAACCCCACACTtctgttctgctgctgctgttgtttctTTCCCTGCACACACCGGGGTCCAGAATGGCAAACGTCGAACTCAGAAACGCGTCGCTGTTTGGTGTAAATTAGTTCGCCAGGGTGAACCGAGATCTCGCCCCACATGATTGTACTGGTCAGAAACCATTAACGGCTGGCTCAGTCCTCCTATCCAGTGCCGTTTGTCGGCAGGGAGACCGTAGTGCGGGGCTTGTCAAGGTTTCAGAAGGTTACGTCGCTTGTACGGTGTGGTTGTGTGGTGAATGTTCTGAATCTTATTTTGTAGACCTcggcctttttttctttttttttgcttataggAGCAGAAGAACTTGTCTGCCTTATCTTTGCTTTTATATTCCACATCTCATCCCCCCACATGGCATTCCACTCATACACAAATGTCTCCTGTCTCTTAAAAAGTCACACTTGGActtttatcgttttttttttccacacaaaaACAGTCCTGAAAATAACAGCAACACTGACACGTAAAggtttttaattattatcaCTTCTCCCAGGCACAACAGTTGGGAACCCCAAGAGAACCTCCTTGACCCAAGACTATTGGCTGCATTTAACAAGAGGTGAGTGTCAGCCAGATCTCACTTCCCACCATGTGCAAGCAATATGCGCTGGACCGCTCCAGCAGGCATTCATTCTTCACCAACCCTGGCTTTCCCGGGGTCTCTGTACGTGCAGAAAGGTTCCAAATGTGCCAGTGGCCTACTTAATACAATATCAAGGCCCCTGTGtcctttcatttttacatttgtttgttATTTGCTAGTCAAATGCAGggacaaattgaataaaatattttaggAAGTGAGAGGGCTGATTTTTCAGAATgattttttgttcatgtttaaaCCACCCGGAACACTGCCAAgtgtaaaaagtttttttttttttttcttcttcaatcAATGTATAAAACATGCATAGATCAACACTTATTAacagtgtttatttgtatttaccCACAGGGAACAGGAAAAAGAACTTTTGTTCCGTAAGAGGGGTAAAAGGCCGAGGGGGAGACCTCGAAAAATTTTGGTATGTAAATCTGACTAAAGGAAAGCAATTTTTCTTGATTTAGCCATGAGGCATGTTTTGCCTACAcatttactttgtgtgtgtgtgtgtgtgtgtgtgtgtgtgtgtgtgtaactaaATGGATGCTGaacttttgctttttaaaattcagccatggtgcagaattagtcATTTTGAGCcaatcccacaatgagatttcgtGCCGATTCAGTGTCTCAAGCTGggggttcgttttttttttttttttttccccaaatcactACAATTAGAATGCTTCCCACAAAGATGTGCAAAGTCGACATAAGGGGCTAAATTAAATATCCATTCATCTGAGCTACCGTTcagaacggtgaagcagaatgaccaatgCATTCTTTATACATGTCaccatttctggccactgcaagACCATAGACAGTCTTGGGGGACTGTTTATTAACCGTTTTATTcccatgtcatgggacctttaaatgaaTAGTGCTTGCTGTGCATAGACTGATgagaccagatgaaaatatttctaTAAGAAACAAATCGGCAAGCAAATGCATTCAGtctcagagatttttttttatgcttttagaTTTGGATGAACTTAATTAAAGCAATTTTTTAATCGGACAACAGgatattattttgtattatattgtacagACGTTTTCTATATAATGATTCAATAACATATTGTTTTGGTCTTGTTCATACAGGATATAGTACCAACTGGCACAAAGTCTAGTagctcctcatcttcctcctcaacTTCTGGCTCTTCGTccacctcatcctcctcctcagaagaagatgacgacgacgatgatgatgatgacgacgatgatgagAATGACCGGAAGCCAAAGCCTGGGCCTCGACCACGTGAACTGCACCCAGTGCCGCAGAAGAAGGCACAGATAGTCATGGCCAAGCAGGAGCCAATTAGAAAAAAGCGCGGGCGGAAAGCCCTACCCCCAGAGCTGAAGGCGCTCAGACAAGGCAAGGTTCCCAGAAAGATGGTGGCCAGAGACACATTGGTTGACTTTCGCGGAGCAATCAAGAAACCCCTTCAGCCCGCCAGCTTCACTTATACGGGATTTGGGCGAAATTCCAGCCGAGACTCCATAGGAATCCATAACAGGGGCTCGTTTACAAGCGGGGGCTTGAAGCCGCAGTTTAGCACGTTAGGTTCCTGCAGGTCTGTGGGATCGACCTCCCAGTCCTTCAGCCGACCTGTGCAGAGCAAGAGCAGCCCTGACTTCAAACTGTCAGTGTCTGAGTCAGgcaatggaggaggaggaggaagcggcCTGGATATGAACTCTTCGGCATGCAAATCCCCGGGAGTGGCTGCACTTAACTTACACAACTCCAAACTTTCTGCCACCACCAACCAGGGCCACCAACAGCCTCAGGCGGCCATGTCATCTGCCAGTGGGCAGAAGAGACATGAGGCTCCCCATGGACAGACTCCACTTCAGAGGATGAACAGCAGTAAGCCAGTGGGCTCGTTTTCCTTAGCAAAAAGTCCAACCAGCCAGGCCATGAACATGCAGGCGCTGAACCTTCAAAGCGTCAACAGGCCCACAGGGAACGGCGGCACTCCTGTGGCTAACCAAAGAAGCGCTAACAACCCCATGCGCAAGAACGACCACTTACGGCAGGACCTGAGCCCCGCCCCAAATCCTGGCACCCTACAGTCCAAGAAGAGCCAGCCAGGAGGAGACAAGATCAAAGCTGAGGACACCGCTGACTTCTGCTCCACTGGTGAAAGGCTAGCAAAGAAGCCCCAAGGCAGAGTGGAAAAGAACACCATGCTTAACACATCCACTGAGATCCCCGGGAGTCGTGACCGGTCGTCCTCTAAAGACGGAGCCAAAGGGAAGAGTCTGAGTGAGATGAGTACCGGAGAGGAGGGGAGCAGCTCCGACTCGGAACAAGACCTGCCCTTCTCAGGCGACAGGCAGGATCTTTCCATCTCAGTCCCTGCCACTCAGGATTGGAAGCCTACCCCAAGTCTAATAGAGCATGTGTTCGTCACCGACGTCACTGCTAATCTTGTGACCGTCACAGTGAAGGAGTCTCCCACCAGCGTTGGGTTCTTCAACATCCGAAATTACTGATACGAGCTGGAGAACCAATAAATCAGGGTTTCTTGCCAACATCTTTACTCTTTCGTATCCACAATGGATTGCATACAAcatgcggcaaaaaaaaaaaactatacttTTGTGCCAACAGTGATAATTTGCAGATCTTTGGACACTCTCCAGAGCTCCTGGattaaatacaaaacaccaGCAAACCAATGAAGAGCTACCAGCAATGTCTCACCtcataaaaatgtttgttttatgtaCAAAAGTTATCTAGTAAGATTTACATACAAGTACTGCAAATCCACAAACTGCCTTAGTTTTGTTAGCTGGCAAGTGTGTCTTTACCTGAAGCTATTACTTTGCAACCTGCCAGACTACGTGCAAGGTTAAGTGGTCGAcaccacattttttacataatttatttcagtccatagttatttttttataatctttGAACAATAAACATGAtggtttttgtgttgtttttctacACACTTGTAAGTAGTACATTTGTCTGAATGTGAAAAACACATGGgacactgttttcaaactggcgTTAAGCGCATGGTTAGTGTAGGTACAAAGGTGTATGGggaatatagtgtgtgtgtgtgtgtgtgagagagagagctgtcaatcatgagGCTCCTCCCTTTATAAATTCTATTTGaacat
Protein-coding regions in this window:
- the cbx2 gene encoding chromobox protein homolog 2, whose translation is MEELSAVGEQVFDAECILNKRLRKGKLEYLVKWRGWSSKHNSWEPQENLLDPRLLAAFNKREQEKELLFRKRGKRPRGRPRKILDIVPTGTKSSSSSSSSSTSGSSSTSSSSSEEDDDDDDDDDDDDENDRKPKPGPRPRELHPVPQKKAQIVMAKQEPIRKKRGRKALPPELKALRQGKVPRKMVARDTLVDFRGAIKKPLQPASFTYTGFGRNSSRDSIGIHNRGSFTSGGLKPQFSTLGSCRSVGSTSQSFSRPVQSKSSPDFKLSVSESGNGGGGGSGLDMNSSACKSPGVAALNLHNSKLSATTNQGHQQPQAAMSSASGQKRHEAPHGQTPLQRMNSSKPVGSFSLAKSPTSQAMNMQALNLQSVNRPTGNGGTPVANQRSANNPMRKNDHLRQDLSPAPNPGTLQSKKSQPGGDKIKAEDTADFCSTGERLAKKPQGRVEKNTMLNTSTEIPGSRDRSSSKDGAKGKSLSEMSTGEEGSSSDSEQDLPFSGDRQDLSISVPATQDWKPTPSLIEHVFVTDVTANLVTVTVKESPTSVGFFNIRNY